AAATCTGTTCCGGACCGTTTCTTTTTTTGAGAAAAACAAGATCATAAAAATATGAAAATCGTACCGAGAGGGCAGCGTTTTGAATGAAATAACCTTTCAGAATTTCATGAAACCGGAAGATATTGAGACCGAATCGTTTCGCATTATCGATTCAGAAGTGCCTGAGCCGCGTAAATTTACAGGCGCAGCGTGGACTATCGTACGCCGGATGATCCATACCACGGCCGATTTCGAGCTGCTTGACCTTGTCCGCATCCATGAAAAAGCAGTGGACTCCGGCATCAAGGCGCTGCAAAGCGGGGCGGTCATTGTTTCGGATACGGAAATGGCCAAGCGCGGAATGCCGGTCCGGCGGCTAGATCCCCTGGGGTGTGTTGTCCATTGCCTGATGAATGACGAACGCGTCGCGGCAAGGGCTGCGGCTGAAGGTGTCACGCGGGCTAAAGCGGCTGTTGACGTGGCCGTGGCCCGGTTGAATCCGGACATTTGGGTAGTGGGAAATGCGCCAACAGCGCTCATTCGGCTCGTGGAACATCTGGATATGGGGGCTAAAAAACCCGCGTTGATTATTGGCATGCCTGTTGGCTTTGTGAACGCAGCCGAGTCCAAGGCACTGCTCATGAGTCGAGATGTTCCCTATATTTCCATTGAGGGCAGGAAGGGCGGAAGTGCTTTGGCTGCATCGGTTGTCAACGCACTGGCTGTTTTGGCTGTTTGATTTTACAATTTTACAATGCGAATAATGCGCTCGAAAGAATTTCTTTCGAGCGCATTTTGTGTTTTTTTACTTTCGGTTTTTGAAAGTTGAAAATGAATTTTTCAAAAACGTTG
This sequence is a window from Pseudodesulfovibrio sp. S3. Protein-coding genes within it:
- a CDS encoding precorrin-8X methylmutase; this encodes MKPEDIETESFRIIDSEVPEPRKFTGAAWTIVRRMIHTTADFELLDLVRIHEKAVDSGIKALQSGAVIVSDTEMAKRGMPVRRLDPLGCVVHCLMNDERVAARAAAEGVTRAKAAVDVAVARLNPDIWVVGNAPTALIRLVEHLDMGAKKPALIIGMPVGFVNAAESKALLMSRDVPYISIEGRKGGSALAASVVNALAVLAV